From Staphylococcus delphini, one genomic window encodes:
- a CDS encoding sensor histidine kinase, which translates to MFNLTILLLERVGLIIILAYILMNSKYFKHTMQQRQAWASKWQLCIVFSLFALLSNFTGIVIKNGDILAGSIYFQLDDNVSLANTRVLTIGVAGLVGGPFVSVFVGILSGIFRLYMGGAEAYTYLISSLFIGLISGYYGRQALKQHQYPTIAKSALIGGMMEIVQMICIFSFAQDKQYAMDLIALIGLPMIVVNSAGTAIFMSIISSTLKQEEQMRAVQTHDVLELTNQTLPYFKEGLNEDSAKHVAMIIKDLMKVSAVAITNRHDILAHVGAGSDHHIPKKEIITHLSKAVLQTGELKEVHTKEEIGCTHPHCPLHAALVIPLKMHGKVTGTLKMYFTNPTNLTFVERQLAEGLAEIFSSQIELGEAEMQSKLLKDAEIKSLQAQVNPHFFFNAMNTISALVRIDSEKARELLLELSHFFRSNLQGSRQNTITLEKELSQVTAYLSLEQARFPGRFDVTFDVPEKVKQASVPPFLIQILVENAVKHAFPDRKKGNKIKVGARLKDAQQLCIEVSDNGRGIPPDKLTQLGKKVVESESGTGSALENLNLRLKGLFSEQAALHFDSDDTGTCVWCTLPYQQKED; encoded by the coding sequence ATGTTTAATTTAACGATATTACTTTTGGAGCGTGTCGGACTCATTATTATATTGGCATATATTTTAATGAATTCAAAATACTTCAAGCATACGATGCAACAGCGACAAGCATGGGCATCAAAGTGGCAGTTGTGTATCGTCTTTAGCCTCTTTGCGCTGTTGTCTAACTTTACGGGTATCGTCATTAAAAATGGGGATATTTTAGCGGGGAGCATTTATTTTCAATTAGATGATAATGTTTCTTTAGCGAATACACGTGTGCTGACAATCGGTGTCGCAGGACTGGTAGGAGGCCCTTTTGTCAGTGTGTTTGTCGGCATTTTATCTGGTATTTTCCGCCTTTATATGGGTGGTGCAGAAGCGTATACATATTTAATTTCTTCCCTGTTTATTGGACTCATTTCTGGATATTATGGACGTCAAGCGCTTAAACAACATCAATATCCAACGATTGCGAAAAGTGCATTGATCGGTGGCATGATGGAAATTGTTCAGATGATTTGTATTTTTTCGTTTGCCCAAGATAAACAGTACGCGATGGACTTGATTGCTCTGATTGGACTGCCGATGATTGTCGTTAATAGTGCTGGTACAGCGATTTTTATGTCAATTATTAGTTCAACTTTGAAGCAAGAAGAACAAATGCGTGCGGTTCAAACACACGATGTATTGGAATTGACCAATCAAACATTGCCTTATTTTAAAGAGGGGCTCAATGAAGACTCCGCAAAACACGTGGCAATGATTATTAAAGATTTGATGAAAGTATCCGCCGTCGCTATTACGAATCGACATGACATTTTAGCGCATGTGGGAGCAGGGAGTGACCATCATATTCCTAAAAAAGAGATTATTACGCATTTATCTAAAGCAGTATTACAAACTGGTGAGCTTAAAGAAGTGCATACGAAAGAGGAAATTGGTTGTACACATCCGCATTGTCCGCTACATGCCGCGCTGGTGATTCCGCTTAAAATGCATGGGAAAGTGACAGGAACGTTAAAAATGTACTTTACGAATCCGACTAATTTAACGTTTGTTGAACGGCAGTTAGCGGAAGGTTTGGCAGAAATTTTTAGTAGTCAAATCGAATTGGGAGAAGCTGAGATGCAAAGTAAGTTGTTGAAAGATGCGGAAATAAAATCCCTTCAAGCACAAGTGAACCCGCATTTCTTTTTTAACGCGATGAACACGATTTCAGCATTAGTGCGTATCGATAGCGAAAAAGCGAGGGAATTATTGCTTGAGTTAAGCCATTTCTTTCGTTCAAATTTACAAGGTTCGCGTCAAAATACGATTACTTTAGAGAAAGAGTTAAGTCAAGTGACGGCTTATTTATCACTCGAACAAGCGCGTTTTCCAGGACGCTTCGATGTGACTTTTGATGTACCAGAAAAGGTGAAACAAGCATCCGTCCCGCCATTTTTAATTCAAATCCTAGTGGAAAATGCTGTCAAACATGCGTTTCCAGACCGTAAAAAAGGCAACAAAATTAAAGTCGGGGCGCGTTTAAAAGATGCGCAACAGCTCTGTATTGAAGTGAGTGACAATGGGCGTGGGATTCCACCAGATAAACTGACACAATTGGGCAAAAAAGTGGTCGAGTCAGAGTCAGGAACAGGTAGTGCTTTAGAAAATTTAAATTTAAGATTAAAAGGTTTGTTCAGTGAGCAAGCCGCGTTACATTTTGATAGTGATGACACAGGAACGTGCGTATGGTGTACGTTACCTTATCAACAGAAGGAGGATTAA
- a CDS encoding response regulator transcription factor LytR has translation MRALIVDDEPLARNELIYLLNRIGGFDVLDEAENVSETIEALLVNEYDLVFLDINLMNENGIELGQKIQKMKAPPAIVFATAHDQYAVQAFELNATDYIMKPFDQSRIAQAVAKVRAQQEKYEDMHVPHSAVKVTQPLPIEIGERIHMLNPADVIGISVNQGVTTIYTTQGEYETHEPLSAYEKRLDEAQFIRIHRSNVINRQHIEAIEHWFNSTYMVTLTDGVKMQVSRSYMKKFKQVMGLRL, from the coding sequence ATGCGTGCATTAATTGTTGACGATGAACCACTCGCGCGTAATGAATTGATATATTTATTGAATCGTATCGGCGGATTTGACGTTTTAGATGAAGCGGAAAATGTGAGCGAAACGATTGAAGCGTTGTTAGTAAACGAATATGATTTGGTGTTTTTAGATATTAATTTAATGAATGAAAATGGGATTGAATTAGGTCAAAAAATACAGAAGATGAAAGCACCGCCTGCGATTGTATTTGCGACAGCGCATGACCAATATGCGGTACAGGCGTTCGAACTGAATGCGACAGATTATATTATGAAGCCATTTGATCAATCTCGCATTGCGCAAGCTGTGGCAAAAGTGCGTGCACAGCAGGAAAAGTACGAAGACATGCATGTGCCACATTCAGCTGTGAAAGTGACGCAACCTTTACCGATTGAAATTGGCGAGCGAATTCATATGTTGAACCCTGCTGATGTAATTGGTATTTCGGTCAATCAAGGTGTGACCACGATTTATACGACGCAAGGGGAGTATGAGACGCATGAGCCTTTGAGTGCGTATGAGAAACGTTTGGATGAGGCGCAGTTTATTCGGATTCATCGTTCGAATGTCATCAATCGACAACATATTGAGGCGATTGAGCATTGGTTTAATTCGACGTATATGGTGACGTTGACGGACGGCGTGAAGATGCAGGTGAGTCGGTCGTATATGAAGAAGTTTAAGCAGGTGATGGGTTTAAGGTTGTGA